Below is a genomic region from Henckelia pumila isolate YLH828 chromosome 3, ASM3356847v2, whole genome shotgun sequence.
cgtgaagcagacagtgggagataagttggatagtcgttccaccttatgttattttgtaggatatccgaagaattcaatcggatattatttttatcatcataatgaaacaaaagtgtttgtttcgaggaatgccaccttcatggagaaggagttcttacttgataagaaaggaaagatgatggaactcgaagaaattcgagaagaacccgagatacaaaataacgatcctacacctcaggaatcattgattgacacgcctattcctagaagatccgagaggacttctagacctcctattcgatatggtcttcttcttgaaggggatcaaagtgaacctgacattggatgtgatctaagaaacttcaaggaagcaatttttgatgcggattcgaatttatggcttaatGCTATGTAGTCGGAAATaaactcgatgcatacaaaccaagtttggtctttagtagatcctcccgatgaaattgttccaatagggtgtaaatggatctacaagagaaaacttgggtctgatggtaaggtattgacctacaagtcacgattggtcgcaaaaggttatactcaaagacaaggagttgactatgatgaaaccttttcaccagttgcaatgttcaagtccataaaaatccttattgccatagcagcttggtatgactatgagatatggcaaatggatgtgaagactgcatttcttaatggaaacattaaggaagagatctatatgatgcagcccgagggattcacatctatggaaagcgagcataaggtatgcaagcttcagagatcaatatatggtctcaaacaagcatcaagaagttggaaccagaaatttgatgaaacaataaaggactttggtttcatcaaaaacccggaggaaccgtgcgtgtacaagaaagtagttaaggatgcggtgacgttcttattgctttatgttgatgacatcctactcattgggaatgatgtagggatgttgcagtcaacaaagatatagttatcaggtagattctcgatgaaggatttgggtgaggcctcctatattctagggatacagatctatagagatagatctaagagaatgataggactcactcaagcaacctacatcgacactatattgaaaaggttttcaatggatgagtccaagagaggacatctacctatgtgtcatggagtttctctatccaagtctatgtgtcccaagactgactaagagatagagaaaatgacacacataccatatgcgtcagccataagtagtattatgtatgggatgatatctaccagaccggatgtagcctttgctctgagtgtcacgagcagatatcaggccaaccccggtcaaatgcattggaaagccgtaaaggatattcttaagtacttaagaaggactaagaatgtattcatggtttatggaggaagagaattgaaattggaaggctataccgactctagcttccaaagagacgtggatgactcgaattcaacctctggatttgtattcgtgctcaatggtggtgttgtctcttggaaaagtttcaagcaggacactacagtggattccaccactgaggcagaatacattgcagcatcagctgctgctaaagaggccgtttggatgaggaatttcatccaagagttgggtgtcattcctgaagctgttggtccagttccggtgtactgcaacAACACtagtgccgttgctcaggcaaaggaaccaaggtctcatcaaagatccaaacacgtactgaggaagtaccacatcatccgggagattgtggaaaaaggagacatcactgtcgagagagtggcctctacagacaatatcgctgatccacttactaagcccttgccaggaccattgtttgacaaacatcgcgaagcaatgagattacgtagtatgactagttggctttagggcaagtgggagattgaaagagtgggtgcccggttagccaacttgtggctaagggcttttatgactctatgtataaataatctttgtttaatataatttacattcattaatggcattttctttatctttattcatattgttatattgtgatatactattgttgttttgataaagaccttgaatatactataatgtaagtaagatgagatagtgaataaagagagatcactattatgaaacacatcttatagccactgtatattctaaacagttcctagtcaattgagccgtccgataataaggataaggatcgctcgagattgagactagcatttgtgatgccaaataccacgttttattggtaatggacatggagatgttcaaagcatgcaaatggatattcatatgatgaatgatctaagtaccctattcggactttccaagtggttattattatttgagcggataagtccgcggttttggttgtacaccattagtccttactacttgaaatatcattgagactctatatgctagtactgtactttgactcatttaccgactctatggggactcatcaggtgtcgggattgggtacatttacgacacatataggagtcgatgctttgttgtcaaggattcaccacacgcttgtgagtgtggatatcctatgcgatctgaggagatattagtgtgataaatctctggccagagtactcgatgtgatttaggttacttggtttcgtAGTAGCAcatacgatgtcactatttgatcttcaagatgcattgcatagttatcgaatctcgaacgactctcgatgtaccaatggttgttgattcgatcgggatatatggatgaagggactgtactgtacgctaaccaaaacttactggttcttgcaggcactatcagtgatacctagggaatcatggggcgatgttgttagacgctcttaccatgattcgttggataagtcggaaatcgttgttccgagtcacaaggagttgtgagcccacgactagctgtatccctgaaccattgagggtcacacaagtaatggattactaaaccccgttgagatagttaaatttaaagagttaaatttaatgaaagaaaagttggacttcttaactaaagggagtggaatttcctaaaatgacatagggatgggcatttttggaaatcactgatctcggtttcagaaaaattatcttgactttaaaagatgcagaaatggtttctgtgcacattggtgaaattggtttatcaatcggagtcatgatgaattttatattaatttttataataacgggcttggctagttggacttaagttatggattatgggccctaaggagttagagtcctaatagagatataacttaatccagtctaaaaattatatatatatatatatatatatatatatatatatatatgtgtgtgtgtgtgtgtgtgtgtaggtTTTGAAAATAACACAACAATTCTCTCTTGGAATCTcttggaattttcgaaaatcacactaaatattctaaggggattttcgaaatcctctctccctttttgagaaaatttagtctgtgattttttttggaaaaattacattctgaattgacagatcaaatctgtttaatctctacgataaacatctgattgatttctagtgcaatcaatcaaaaggttttagttttctgttcgtggacctaatttcggagattgatcgagcgagtcatcggttcccgagatttacaacaagagcagattaaatctgttggagtccataatcaagccttagcttgaagaggtaaaattttgattgtgattattattttacttgcataatttaatcgttaggatttgatacccatgatatggaatcgttccatataaaatttttttttaaacttccgctgcaccgggtatcagatcgaTTTGATCGTGAGAGCGACATGTGTTCCATcacttttgttgtttgattacaACTTAATTCAGTccaatatcctcagaacgatgGACAACCAGATCAGATGAATCaaactttggaggatattcCATGAGTAGTAGAGCTCGACTTAGCCCTAGTTGGCAGAATTCTGGATTCTTGTAGAGATTTCGTACAACGACAGGTATCAGATGAATTATAGGAGACACCTTTCAAGGGTTGTACGAGAAGAGATGAAGATCTCTGTGTTTTCGAGATGATTTTCTGAGTCACATGGgttggaaccagagatgattCGATTGTGACTGAGCAGAGGAGGATTattctgacgagaatgagtcgatTTTTTTTATAGACGGTCTTGAAGAAGTACTTTGAGAGATAGAGTTCGTATTGGATCAGAAATTTTGGACTTATTCTGAGAAGTTAATTCCTTGATTCTATTTTCTTCCTTGTGTtagaaccgtgtttgatttcgaggacgaaatcttttcttagaggggagaattgtaacgccccaaattatcttaattgactttatttgagataatcagatatTATAGAAGTcgagagccgatttgattttgatcgaGGTCtatttgcaaattttggaatttttagggactaaaatgcaaattttggatttgttatatatTTATAGCATGGAATGACTTTCCTTTCACTCTCTCTCCTTCCTCATCtcgcctccctccattgttGAATGCCCAAAGGCCTCCCAAGCTTTCCATATTtcaccccgagctcgatccgtccgttggaatttatttctgaaggcagattagcgatcaggGCTGCAAGAGCTTTGTTCTATAGTAAGTATTTCTCTGATCagttatactttattttttggatgttgttagaatcgattgattttcggttatgttgttcttgacagagttctgatcgtttattctctattggttttgaaatagaatgtcgttcggatttgttatgaatttttagatgatttttgagaatttgggttttgagatttgttggttttgaatttttatggatgttttgatcttgatttgagTTGGTATCGATATTatactgttgtctgcgtttccggtttgatcagaatatagccgttttgccgctggtttgagttttgggctatagtttggGTTGGATTGTATTGAGCCATTTTCAGTCGAGTTTGAATGTCGATATTGAtatcgagcctttattacttattttacagattcgtttgaaggccgttgagttgcgaggttgcagAAGTTGAATAGTTCTAGAGATTGGagacggtatagtatcgattttcttttatcgattgaggaagtttgaatgagttttgaaatGGAATATTTGTGGTTTTGCAGAGTTGCAgcttggagcatcgacgtttgaaagtgttataagatgacttagacttgaatggaacgattaactcgaatccgacttgattcgagtgttctggagaaatcacatacttgcatgtcaattgttttacttgaatttattgaatgaattatgaattgcattgcattcatattgagccaaatgacttatttcattttgatttagACATTCTGATAATTATAGCAGGGGGCATTGACAggcgatttactgcaatgaccgacttagCTCTCTATAGTTGTagaaagtctagaggattgaaatatgcactatccacctcgaggggagagtcggtgtgatctatgtgatattttatcctcgggatcccaataagAGGAAGAGAACAACCGgagtaccttttgattatccagacttgataatcccggatttttaaagtcatgcatatcactTTAATTCCGCATTTGAATGTTTTTCTTATGTAtatcttgagttgatatattatgttgaagttgatgcatatcatgttgtgatatgtttatgtgagattgcatgttagtctcttttactgggaatattattctcaccggattatccggttgttgtcttgtctttgtatgtgtgcttggcgacaggtggggcaggatcaagtcagcgaagacctggttagcatcaagagagagagagatagaagtgagactcggtttagaagtcgaatcagcatgtcatctagtttatgatttgaagcatgttagtaCTCGAACTTGTGATGTTTTTAGTTTCTATTATTCGAATATTgtggattgaatattgtcgttgcatgtattatgaaATCCTGTTATTGGTATtgatatttgatattgcatgtattTCCACACCCCGTTTTGTGTATGTATTTGAATGCATGTCGAAAGCGAGCACGGgaagattttattttgttggccCTGAACTTTCTGCCCAGGCTACCCGCGTGTGAGCGAGATGGTATCTCGCACGAGCACGGGTAGCATTTCCAGGGGCTCTGAAATGGTGGCCCGCGCGCGGGTGAGATTCCATCTCAAGCAGGTGCGAGCCTTCAGTGGTGGCTCTGGAAGTGTAGCCAACGCACGCGCGAGATGTTCATCTCGCACGAGCGCGtggccttttaaaaaaaagaaaaattttatttaattgctTGGATCTTGGATTAttgtatgatttatttatttgtttactccgagattagttgtttaaaaccgaggtctcacagcaATGATTGCTTCTATGACGGTGTCTAGACCATTGCAAGATTAGATTCAGAGATTCGGACTGGAGTACTATGCCGAGGGTAGAGTTCCCAGATTGTCAGCATTGTCGGTGCAGACTATATTATTTGACTGTATCAGAGTTGCTCAAGCAGTTGATGAGCAGTTAAGAAAGTGGAGACAAAGAGCTAAGGAGAAAGACAGTGGTAGATGGTATTGTGAGGTTTAGAGGTCGACTATGGGTGCtcgcaggtgattctctgcgagttactatcatggcagaggcacatacatcgtcgtactccattcacccagGCAGTACGAATATGTATCGGGACCTTCAGCAGTTATATTGGTGGCCGGGCATAAAGCGTGATATAGACCGCTTTGTATCAAAATGcttgacatgccagcaggtcaaaGCAGAACATCAGAGACCTACAGGATTGCTTAAGCCACTCCATATTCCcaagtgggagaatattaccatggattttgttgttggcttgccgaggacagtgagaggttcgaatgctatttgggttattgttgACCGTCTCACTAAGTTGGCACATTTCTTTCCAGTAAAGAAGACCTTCACTATGACTCAGTatgcggagttgtatatccgggagatagtcagactacatggtatccATGTTTccattgtgtctgatagagatccacggtttacgtcgactttttggaagagtcttcatgcAGCCTTGGGTACGAAGCTTTTGTTTAGTACCGCATTTCACCCGCAGATGGATGGACAGtccgagagggtgatccagattctagaggatcttttgagagccTGCGTCATTGACTTTCATGATAGTTGGGATTTGAGTTTACCATTGGTGGAATTTGCatataacaacagctatcaggcCACCATTGGTATGGTGCCTTACGAGGAACTCTATGGGAGACCGTGTAGATCACCGGTTTTGTGGACCGAGATTGGTGAGAGATCAGAGTTGGGACCCGAGATTGTTCAGCAGACTGCCGAAGTTGTATCcaagatccgtgataggatgaggactgcacagagcaggcagaagagttatgctgatcatAGAAGGAGAGATTTGAAGTTCATAGTGGGAGATCATGTGTTCGTCCGAGTGGCTCCTATGAAGGGTGTCATGAGATTTGGGAAGAAATGGAAATTAGCACCGAGGTTCATAGGACCCTTTGAGATATTGGACAGAGTAGGGGAATTGGCTTATAGGGTGGCCTTGCCGCCTAATCTTGATGGAGtccataatgtcttccatgtgtcgatgttgagaAAGTACGTCTCGAATCCGTCCCATGTGCTTAGCGTGGAACCCCTTCAGCTATCTCCTCACATgatgtatgaggagaggcccatCCGGATCCTGGATAGACAGGAGAGGAGACTCCGGAACAAGTCGATTTCGATTATCAAagtgagatggcagaaccattcggatgaagaggctACTTGGGAAGCAGAGGCGGATATCAGGACTCGTTACCAGAGCTTTTTGGTAATTcttaattttgaggacgaaattccgtATTATggagggaggaattgtgacgcctagaatttcttaatttaagtttcatgcctaaattagtctttaatatttttgattttaattattttaattttctgtgttaattggctaaatattatatttttcccgtgcattagaatttattatttataacttttgcgaaaattagcattttaatTCTCGGACTAGTAAAATCCAgtcttatattttaaaattaggaTTTTTCTTTTTAGTTTGCATTTTTATTAAGTGTGATTTAATTTGTAGTCCTAATTGTTAGTTTGGTtagcactttttaaaagtgtgttgCATTTTTTCATGGAATTCCTACACTCCCATTTTTCTAGGGTTTACCTACCTATACACTTGAGTTCAATATTTAATCCtagccacacacacacacacacacacacactataaCGCCCCAAAAACTAATTAtcgaattaattagcaatttaaataattattgagttgatgaaataattattattgctaatgagattatagagtttatttacaaaatacacgtgtcaattaatcaatgagtttgattatttttagagatctggaatatttggcattttggaataattattgagatattgaaataaaaataattatttatgccagataaattaatttaaaaaaatatttgaccgAGTTGACTGGTCAGAGTCTAAGTTGGACTTAGTAATTAATTTGGAAAAATTATGAGTCCAATTGACTAGtaaaagtcaataatttcagaaatggTATTAATAGATGTAGATTGTGTGTACCGGAAAATATCAGATTTAGGACTAAATTTTACCatttgagtatcaaataaattagtccGAGACCCGAAAATATCGGGTTTCTATAAATAGAAAACACGCGTTGTAGCATCAgaaaagaaaatacagagtTAAGATTTTTCCCTACATTTTCAAAATTCCCGACCAGTACTGTAGCAGTCTACGTTTATGATTTTTCTGGTCGTTCACCGGAGCTCTGATCAAAGATCCGAACGGTAAGATTGTAGCCAAAATCAAGACAAATCTATTagtataaataaatcaaaaatccaaCGGTTGGATCGCCGGGAAATCGGCAATTAACAGACAAATTTTGCGAaggtactattcatcatcttcttcgccGCGATTTTCACGATTTTAGCTCATTTTGGTTGGTTCTAAAGCTAGTAATCAATTCTTTGAGTTATGGGGAGCATTTCCTTAGCTCATGGGAGCATTTTGGTGCAGAAACGGCGTAGATCAAAGCCCGAAAAGTTTATCGCCGCTGCTTGGTTTTTCTCCGATCGCCGGCGCGTCGGACCTCCGTTCGAGCTCTACATATCtggaaaatttcataatttttggagcacGTTTGGATcgtcgccgccgtcttctccGATTTTCCGACGACCTCCGACGAGTTAACCAATTTTGATCATCTCGAtgtgatagatccaaatatccaagtttcgagtcgagattcaaaatggtgaagcggtgagaacacgataaagtttgaaaatttatcggtcaaagtttgaccagagttgatcgatgttgacttttgtatattatgtgatttcCGCAGATTCGAAGCCAGTCTAGGACATTTAAAGGTAGAGATCAACAGACTAGGGGTTTGAACTTTTCCAGACTTGGAAAATTGAGGTATGAGCTAATGTTGATTTTCGaagggaatgaatactcgagcgagtttgagattctcgagttcccaattaaaatcacatacttgcatgtttatttgattatttgatattgaatgagaatttaaatgatttaattgatttttgatattatttgaaagacatgagtttgtctatatgaaattgtttgaagtaagtgatttatatattcgatttgaaaagcatgagattgcttatttgaattacttcaatgattttcgatattatattcatgagtttgaatatacgagttgaatgtgttgacatcttcgatacattgatgtctgaatacacagatttattattttcgattcgattaaattgcatttaattcatatgcattcatcttgagccaaatttcttgatttttagaGGGATGAGTTGCCCAGATTcgaattagacgtttgggagctatatcgaGTGGTCTGGTATGTTGAGTTCCcccagtgtcagcatactcctatagttgcgccaaagtctagaggtttgagacgCGTAGCACCACACCGAGCGGGAGTGTAGGTGGGTTAGTTGCGtgatcttgacctcgggatcccaaccgattgtccgatattccttagattatctgatttgataatcccgatttttaaac
It encodes:
- the LOC140890357 gene encoding uncharacterized protein codes for the protein MKGVMRFGKKWKLAPRFIGPFEILDRVGELAYRVALPPNLDGVHNVFHVSMLRKYVSNPSHVLSVEPLQLSPHMMYEERPIRILDRQERRLRNKSISIIKVRWQNHSDEEATWEAEADIRTRYQSFLVILNFEDEIPYYGGRNCDA